The proteins below are encoded in one region of Belonocnema kinseyi isolate 2016_QV_RU_SX_M_011 chromosome 3, B_treatae_v1, whole genome shotgun sequence:
- the LOC117170164 gene encoding mucin-5AC-like: protein MISLKCKIIFLFIAFCAIEKDTIWAEMTTSLPTPETSSATTLDPGTLLSTLPSSSPSSSPSSSPPSSPPSSPLSMLSSSPSTNSINEVTSPTITEPSVNVTDDDAHTTEFITDYLIMVEEEEPISIVDIDVDKNFLYVIYDEETGVPCTLTKMGITLTVPYETENKTIATTTLKVPLNANVTGTCEENLSLVTIGWQETDIVKETVSDDENTLTMRFIKDGDIYYIQYLVVTIVLDNLNFPNAIGSIIKGNSSRDLKLFSTPVNSRMHICNVTKEVHADPISVQIHNASIIAFKNQNDSSAKQDAYCVSELIDEESDGYVSIGVYLGAILAGLILIGLIIIIVKRLTRNSTTWNLMSKSKNNESC from the exons ATACTATTTGGGCTGAAATGACAACATCTCTACCAACTCCTGAAACATCTTCTGCAACCACCTTAGATCCTGGAACATTACTATCAACCTTGCCATCAAGCTCGCCATCAAGCTCGCCATCAAGCTCGCCACCAAGCTCGCCACCAAGCTCACCATTAAGTATGCTGTCAAGCTCACCATCAACAAATTCGATCAATGAAGTGACTTCCCCAACAATAACAGAGCCGAGTGTAAACGTCACTGACGATGATGCTCATACCACTGAGTTCATAACTGACTATTTAATAATGGTGGAGGAAGAAGAACCAATATCAATTGTTGATATTGACGTTGATAAAAATTTTCTCTATGTCATTTATGATGAAGAGACTGGGGTACCTTGCACCCTCACAAAAATGGGAATTACTCTAACTGTACCTTACGAAACAGAAAACAAGACT attGCTACAACGACTCTGAAAGTTCCTTTGAATGCAAATGTAACTGGTACTTGCGAAGAAAATTTGTCACTTGTAACAATAGGATGGCAAGAAACGGACATTGTGAAAGAAACGGTTTCTGATGACGAAAACACTCTCACTATGCGATTCATAAAGGATGGTGATATATATTATATCCAATATTTGGTTGTCACAATTGTACTGGACAATCTTAATTTTCCGAATGCTATAG gtTCAATTATCAAAGGAAACAGCTCCCGGGATCTAAAACTATTCTCAACCCCTGTGAATTCAAGAATGCATATTTGCAATGTAACGAAAGAAGTGCATGCTGATCCGATTTCAGTCCAGATCCATAACGCATCTATCATTGCATTCAAAAATCAGAACGATTCTTCTGCGAAGCAAG ATGCGTATTGTGTATCTGAACTTATAGATGAAGAAAGTGATGGATATGTATCAATTGGAGTTTATTTAGGAGCTATTTTAGCAGGTTTAATTCTAATTGGACTCATCATAATAATCGTCAAACGTTTAACTCGAAACAGTACAACCTGGAACCTAATGagcaaatcaaaaaataatgaaagctGCTAA